The Raoultibacter phocaeensis genome contains a region encoding:
- the plsY gene encoding glycerol-3-phosphate 1-O-acyltransferase PlsY → MEGVAYFAAVAVGLFAVAFLLGSIPFGLIISKVFYHTDIREHGSGNIGTTNAMRTMGKVGGSAVFVLDFGKGLLSGVLAMIACWYFVPGGGLSVDGSSLLSYDDLLAVAFLGCTWGHIFSPWLKFKGGKGIAVAVGCIFVTYGVVGACLELAIFIVLVLVTRYVSVGSIAAALACPFFALYFFWGDWLAVALCSIAGLTVVWAHRANIKRLLSGTENRIGSKKKA, encoded by the coding sequence ATGGAAGGGGTCGCCTATTTCGCCGCCGTAGCCGTCGGATTGTTCGCGGTGGCGTTTTTGCTGGGGTCAATTCCCTTCGGGCTCATCATCTCGAAGGTGTTCTACCATACCGATATCCGCGAGCACGGCAGCGGAAACATCGGCACCACCAATGCCATGCGCACTATGGGTAAAGTGGGCGGTTCGGCGGTATTCGTGCTCGATTTCGGGAAAGGCCTGCTCTCGGGCGTACTCGCGATGATCGCGTGCTGGTATTTCGTTCCCGGAGGCGGGCTTTCCGTGGACGGCTCATCGCTGTTGAGCTACGATGATCTGCTGGCTGTCGCGTTTCTCGGCTGCACATGGGGCCACATCTTTTCGCCATGGCTCAAGTTCAAGGGCGGCAAGGGGATCGCGGTCGCCGTGGGGTGCATCTTCGTTACGTACGGCGTCGTGGGCGCCTGCCTCGAGCTCGCCATCTTCATCGTGCTCGTTTTGGTCACGCGATACGTTTCGGTCGGCTCGATCGCTGCAGCGCTCGCGTGTCCGTTTTTCGCGCTGTACTTCTTCTGGGGCGATTGGCTCGCCGTTGCGCTCTGTTCGATTGCGGGGCTTACCGTAGTGTGGGCTCATCGGGCTAACATCAAGCGGTTGCTCTCGGGCACCGAGAACCGCATCGGAAGCAAGAAGAAGGCGTAA
- the der gene encoding ribosome biogenesis GTPase Der: MALPIVAVVGRPNVGKSTFVNRIAEADEAIVHEMRGVTRDRSYHEADWNGVHFTLVDTGGIEMGTEDAFQGSIRAQAFAATREADVIVFLVDGKTGINADDEEVARILRKSDKPIMLAVNKMDTPNSVDEMWEFYQLGLGDPWPLSSMHGNGTGDLLDALVDELKQLPEQDEDEPEQTINVAIIGRPNAGKSSLANCLIENDRSIVSDVAGTTRDAVDTTIEHEGRFYTIVDTAGLRRKSQIDEDVEYYGFVRAMRAIDRADVALLVIDASIGLTDQDQRVAGFAAERGCAMVIVLNKWDLIDGPDAKAEIREKIADRMTFVGYAPVISIQAITGKRVNRIWDAVDTAYANFSQGISTSKLNTWLQGIRDFGHTISQGKKILKIKYVTQTAVKPPQFTFFANHPEIVDDNYERYLENRLRDSFDLTGTPIKLKFKRKD, translated from the coding sequence ATGGCATTACCGATAGTAGCAGTGGTGGGCAGGCCCAACGTGGGCAAATCCACCTTCGTCAACCGTATCGCCGAAGCAGATGAGGCCATCGTGCACGAGATGCGCGGCGTGACGCGCGACCGGTCGTATCACGAGGCTGATTGGAACGGCGTGCATTTCACGCTCGTGGACACCGGCGGCATCGAGATGGGAACCGAAGACGCCTTCCAGGGCTCGATTCGCGCCCAGGCGTTTGCGGCCACGCGTGAGGCCGACGTGATCGTGTTCCTCGTCGACGGGAAGACCGGCATCAACGCCGACGACGAGGAAGTCGCGCGCATCCTGCGCAAATCCGATAAGCCGATCATGCTCGCCGTCAATAAGATGGACACGCCGAACAGCGTCGACGAGATGTGGGAGTTCTACCAGCTCGGCCTCGGGGATCCCTGGCCCCTCTCGTCAATGCACGGAAACGGTACGGGAGATCTGCTCGACGCGCTGGTCGACGAGCTTAAACAGCTGCCCGAACAGGATGAGGACGAGCCTGAGCAGACGATCAACGTAGCCATCATCGGCCGCCCGAACGCGGGCAAGAGCTCGCTTGCGAATTGCCTGATCGAAAACGACCGGTCTATCGTGTCGGATGTCGCGGGCACGACGCGCGATGCTGTCGATACCACGATCGAACACGAGGGCCGCTTCTATACGATCGTCGACACGGCGGGGCTTCGCCGTAAAAGCCAAATCGACGAAGATGTCGAATACTACGGGTTCGTGCGTGCAATGCGGGCCATCGACCGCGCCGACGTGGCGCTGCTCGTCATCGACGCCTCGATCGGGTTGACTGATCAGGATCAGCGCGTTGCGGGCTTTGCCGCCGAGCGCGGGTGCGCCATGGTGATCGTGCTGAACAAGTGGGACCTCATCGACGGACCCGATGCCAAAGCCGAGATACGCGAGAAGATCGCCGACCGTATGACGTTTGTGGGCTACGCTCCCGTCATCTCGATCCAGGCCATAACCGGCAAGCGCGTGAACCGCATCTGGGATGCCGTCGACACCGCATACGCCAATTTCAGCCAGGGGATCTCTACGAGCAAGCTCAACACGTGGCTGCAAGGCATCAGGGATTTCGGCCATACCATCAGTCAGGGGAAGAAGATCCTCAAGATCAAATACGTGACGCAGACCGCAGTCAAGCCACCGCAGTTCACGTTCTTCGCCAACCACCCCGAAATCGTCGACGACAACTACGAGCGGTACCTTGAAAACCGTCTGCGCGACAGCTTCGATCTGACGGGGACGCCCATCAAGCTCAAATTCAAGCGGAAGGATTAA